A genomic window from Anticarsia gemmatalis isolate Benzon Research Colony breed Stoneville strain chromosome 24, ilAntGemm2 primary, whole genome shotgun sequence includes:
- the Ent2 gene encoding equilibrative nucleoside transporter 2 isoform X1 encodes MEMSHQSGAEAESLLRPDQRNAVVMPTQKQGRWDGADEKVPFLRNEPVKLTPAWEGTNLPNDTLNLKGIAMDLAPPKDKYNLIFLTLIVHGIGTLTAFNMFITAKSYFEDYKLKNTKEYSDNFMAYVGWASQIPNLFFGWFNVFVKMGGNLTTRIIWSLIMEVIIFVVTVILAMVDSTEWPEVFFWLTMVTVFILNAFNAIFQNSVYGVAARLPPSYTGAVVLGSNICGTLVVLLSWASKSFDNVRTSAIYYFIGGMFVLLICFDTYFALPLNRFYRYHDTLQQRTMRVNPALAATNPDASPGKEHTPYGLIVRQSWLQLYNVFITFFVSLTVFPSVCSNIKPIDKDFFLGDNYTLITCFLTFNMMAMIGNITASLWQFPGPRLLTLFTTSRLVFIPFFLLCNYLPLDRTLPVWVTNDWVYWVVSAILGWSSGHASSLGMMYVCGTVAPEHAATAGMIGAATLVTGIMSGLAVTRLCPVLVSLSLWRAA; translated from the exons GTTGGGATGGTGCGGACGAAAAGGTGCCCTTCCTCCGCAACGAGCCTGTGAAGCTGACGCCCGCGTGGGAGGGCACCAACCTGCCCAATGACACGCTCAACTTGAAAG GCATAGCCATGGACTTAGCACCTCCCAAAGACAAATATAACCTGATATTCCTCACGCTAATCGTCCACGGTATCGGCACGCTCACTGCCTTCAACATGTTCATCACAGCCAAGAGTTACTTCGAAGACTACAAGCTGAAGAATACCAAGGAATACTCAGATAACTTCATGGCTTATGTGGGATGGGCCAGTCAGATACCTAATTTGTTCTTCGGCTGGTTCAATGTGTTTGTTAAAATGGG TGGTAACTTAACAACTCGTATAATATGGTCTCTAATCATGGAGGTGATCATATTCGTGGTGACCGTCATCCTAGCGATGGTCGACAGCACGGAGTGGCCCGAAGTGTTCTTCTGGCTTACCATGGTCACTGTGTTTATATTAAACG CATTCAACGCCATCTTCCAAAACTCAGTATACGGAGTAGCAGCTCGGCTTCCCCCTAGCTACACGGGCGCCGTGGTCCTGGGCTCCAACATCTGCGGCACCCTGGTGGTGCTGCTGTCCTGGGCGTCCAAGAGCTTTGACAATGTGCGCACGTCAGCCATCTACTACTTCATCGGCGGCATGTTTGTGCTGCTCATCTGTTTTGACACATACTTCGCGCTACCACTTAAT AGGTTCTACCGCTACCACGATACGCTGCAACAGCGCACGATGCGCGTGAACCCTGCTCTAGCGGCCACCAATCCTGATGCGAGCCCCGGCAAGGAGCACACCCCCTACGGGCTCATCGTCAGACAGTCGTGGCTGCAGCTATACAACGTGTTCATCACGTTCTTCGTGTCTCTGACTGTCTTCCCGTCTGTATGCTCAA ATATCAAGCCGATAGACAAGGATTTCTTCTTAGGTGATAACTACACACTGATCACTTGCTTCTTGACGTTCAATATGATGGCTATGATCGGAAACATCACTGCTAGCTTGTGGCAATTC CCTGGTCCCCGGCTACTGACATTGTTCACGACGTCGCGCCTGGTGTTCATCCCCTTCTTCCTGCTGTGCAACTACTTGCCGCTGGACCGCACGCTGCCCGTGTGGGTCACCAACGACTGGGTGTACTGGGTCGTGTCCGCCATATTAGGCTGGAGCTCCGGACACGCCAGCTCGCTCGGCATGATGTATGTCTGTGG CACGGTGGCGCCGGAGCACGCGGCGACGGCGGGCATGATCGGCGCGGCCACGCTGGTGACGGGCATCATGTCGGGGCTGGCCGTGACGCGCCTGTGCCCCGTGCTCGTGTCGCTGTCGCTGTGGCGGGCCGCCTAG
- the Osi20 gene encoding DUF1676 domain-containing protein Osi20 isoform X1, which translates to MKMKCVCLLLASVAIVRGYSIKDNEIQAARLRTSDELLQSVMSDCFEAESPMTCLKVKVLSFLDTKLGMRSESARAFDDKNIDKVIFDRVGKVFNTQEIKFQLPEFLFNSAEVSYRADRGLDVEFPEAENDNGEARGILKKKLLLPVLLLLKLKMKALMPILVAIIGIKAVKALILSKLAITLVLGFLIYNLVLKKGAAMPMMMMPTDAPPAPQYGPPASQYGPPSTAAPSAPQDSYSPAWEPASGGPYARVWDPSQLAYSSYYPGDSSSSAASNQSPSYSSVSSISSSLSSSSSSSTY; encoded by the exons atgaaaatgaagtgTGTGTGCTTACTCCTGGCTTCTGTCGCCATCGTGCGCGGTTACTCCATCAAGGACAATGAAATTCAGGCGGCGCGTTTACGGACAAGTGATGAGTTACTGCAGAGTGTGATGAGTGATTGTTTCGAAGCTGAGTCGCCGATGACATGTCTCAAAGTGAAAGTTCTCTCGTTCCTGGACACGAAGCTCGGCATGCGCTCGGAGTCAGCGAGAGCCTTCGACGACAAGAACATCGACAAAGTGATCTTCGACCGCGTCGGCAAAGTCTTCAACACACAGGAGATCAAGTTCCAACTGCCTGAGTTCCTGTTCAACAGTGCTGAAGTGTCCTACAGGGCTGACAGAGGTCTCGATGTGGAATTCCCAGAGGCTGAGAACGACAACGGCGAAG ctCGAGGCATCTTGAAGAAGAAGCTGCTGCTGCCCGTCCTGTTGCTCCTGAAACTGAAGATGAAGGCTCTGATGCCCATCCTGGTGGCCATCATCGGCATCAAGGCGGTCAAGGCTCTCATCCTCAGCAAACTGGCCATCACTCTTGTCCTTGGTTTCCTCATCTACAACCTGGTCTTGAAGAAAGGAG CAGCCATGCCCATGATGATGATGCCTACAGACGCTCCTCCGGCACCCCAATACGGTCCCCCGGCCTCTCAGTACGGACCTCCGTCGACggccgctccctccgcgcctcAGGACTCCTACAGCCCTGCCTGGGAGCCCGCTAGCGGTGGCCCTTACGCCAGAGTGTGGGACCCCTCCCAGCTCGCGTACAGCTCCTACTACCCTGGTGACTCCAGCTCGTCCGCTGCCTCGAACCAGTCACCGAGCTACTCCAGCGTGTCATCCATCTCCTCATCTCTGTCTTCATCATCGTCGTCTTCCacctactga
- the Ent2 gene encoding equilibrative nucleoside transporter 2 isoform X2 — MDLAPPKDKYNLIFLTLIVHGIGTLTAFNMFITAKSYFEDYKLKNTKEYSDNFMAYVGWASQIPNLFFGWFNVFVKMGGNLTTRIIWSLIMEVIIFVVTVILAMVDSTEWPEVFFWLTMVTVFILNAFNAIFQNSVYGVAARLPPSYTGAVVLGSNICGTLVVLLSWASKSFDNVRTSAIYYFIGGMFVLLICFDTYFALPLNRFYRYHDTLQQRTMRVNPALAATNPDASPGKEHTPYGLIVRQSWLQLYNVFITFFVSLTVFPSVCSNIKPIDKDFFLGDNYTLITCFLTFNMMAMIGNITASLWQFPGPRLLTLFTTSRLVFIPFFLLCNYLPLDRTLPVWVTNDWVYWVVSAILGWSSGHASSLGMMYVCGTVAPEHAATAGMIGAATLVTGIMSGLAVTRLCPVLVSLSLWRAA; from the exons ATGGACTTAGCACCTCCCAAAGACAAATATAACCTGATATTCCTCACGCTAATCGTCCACGGTATCGGCACGCTCACTGCCTTCAACATGTTCATCACAGCCAAGAGTTACTTCGAAGACTACAAGCTGAAGAATACCAAGGAATACTCAGATAACTTCATGGCTTATGTGGGATGGGCCAGTCAGATACCTAATTTGTTCTTCGGCTGGTTCAATGTGTTTGTTAAAATGGG TGGTAACTTAACAACTCGTATAATATGGTCTCTAATCATGGAGGTGATCATATTCGTGGTGACCGTCATCCTAGCGATGGTCGACAGCACGGAGTGGCCCGAAGTGTTCTTCTGGCTTACCATGGTCACTGTGTTTATATTAAACG CATTCAACGCCATCTTCCAAAACTCAGTATACGGAGTAGCAGCTCGGCTTCCCCCTAGCTACACGGGCGCCGTGGTCCTGGGCTCCAACATCTGCGGCACCCTGGTGGTGCTGCTGTCCTGGGCGTCCAAGAGCTTTGACAATGTGCGCACGTCAGCCATCTACTACTTCATCGGCGGCATGTTTGTGCTGCTCATCTGTTTTGACACATACTTCGCGCTACCACTTAAT AGGTTCTACCGCTACCACGATACGCTGCAACAGCGCACGATGCGCGTGAACCCTGCTCTAGCGGCCACCAATCCTGATGCGAGCCCCGGCAAGGAGCACACCCCCTACGGGCTCATCGTCAGACAGTCGTGGCTGCAGCTATACAACGTGTTCATCACGTTCTTCGTGTCTCTGACTGTCTTCCCGTCTGTATGCTCAA ATATCAAGCCGATAGACAAGGATTTCTTCTTAGGTGATAACTACACACTGATCACTTGCTTCTTGACGTTCAATATGATGGCTATGATCGGAAACATCACTGCTAGCTTGTGGCAATTC CCTGGTCCCCGGCTACTGACATTGTTCACGACGTCGCGCCTGGTGTTCATCCCCTTCTTCCTGCTGTGCAACTACTTGCCGCTGGACCGCACGCTGCCCGTGTGGGTCACCAACGACTGGGTGTACTGGGTCGTGTCCGCCATATTAGGCTGGAGCTCCGGACACGCCAGCTCGCTCGGCATGATGTATGTCTGTGG CACGGTGGCGCCGGAGCACGCGGCGACGGCGGGCATGATCGGCGCGGCCACGCTGGTGACGGGCATCATGTCGGGGCTGGCCGTGACGCGCCTGTGCCCCGTGCTCGTGTCGCTGTCGCTGTGGCGGGCCGCCTAG
- the Osi20 gene encoding DUF1676 domain-containing protein Osi20 isoform X2 — MKMKCVCLLLASVAIVRGYSIKDNEIQAARLRTSDELLQSVMSDCFEAESPMTCLKVKVLSFLDTKLGMRSESARAFDDKNIDKVIFDRVGKVFNTQEIKFQLPEFLFNSAEVSYRADRGLDVEFPEAENDNGEARGILKKKLLLPVLLLLKLKMKALMPILVAIIGIKAVKALILSKLAITLVLGFLIYNLVLKKGAMPMMMMPTDAPPAPQYGPPASQYGPPSTAAPSAPQDSYSPAWEPASGGPYARVWDPSQLAYSSYYPGDSSSSAASNQSPSYSSVSSISSSLSSSSSSSTY; from the exons atgaaaatgaagtgTGTGTGCTTACTCCTGGCTTCTGTCGCCATCGTGCGCGGTTACTCCATCAAGGACAATGAAATTCAGGCGGCGCGTTTACGGACAAGTGATGAGTTACTGCAGAGTGTGATGAGTGATTGTTTCGAAGCTGAGTCGCCGATGACATGTCTCAAAGTGAAAGTTCTCTCGTTCCTGGACACGAAGCTCGGCATGCGCTCGGAGTCAGCGAGAGCCTTCGACGACAAGAACATCGACAAAGTGATCTTCGACCGCGTCGGCAAAGTCTTCAACACACAGGAGATCAAGTTCCAACTGCCTGAGTTCCTGTTCAACAGTGCTGAAGTGTCCTACAGGGCTGACAGAGGTCTCGATGTGGAATTCCCAGAGGCTGAGAACGACAACGGCGAAG ctCGAGGCATCTTGAAGAAGAAGCTGCTGCTGCCCGTCCTGTTGCTCCTGAAACTGAAGATGAAGGCTCTGATGCCCATCCTGGTGGCCATCATCGGCATCAAGGCGGTCAAGGCTCTCATCCTCAGCAAACTGGCCATCACTCTTGTCCTTGGTTTCCTCATCTACAACCTGGTCTTGAAGAAAGGAG CCATGCCCATGATGATGATGCCTACAGACGCTCCTCCGGCACCCCAATACGGTCCCCCGGCCTCTCAGTACGGACCTCCGTCGACggccgctccctccgcgcctcAGGACTCCTACAGCCCTGCCTGGGAGCCCGCTAGCGGTGGCCCTTACGCCAGAGTGTGGGACCCCTCCCAGCTCGCGTACAGCTCCTACTACCCTGGTGACTCCAGCTCGTCCGCTGCCTCGAACCAGTCACCGAGCTACTCCAGCGTGTCATCCATCTCCTCATCTCTGTCTTCATCATCGTCGTCTTCCacctactga